CGCATGGCTTCGAGCGCGGCGGCGTCGGTCGAACCCGGCATATTCAAAGTGGGCTGGCTCATTTCGCGCCCTCCCCTTTTTCGAGGCGAAGCAGCATGATCTTCGAAATCGCCAGCACGATGAAAGTAATCACGAACAGAATGAGGCCGAGTTCCATCAACGCCGACGTATGCAACCCCGGATCCGCTTCGGCGAATTCGTTGGCGAGCGCCGACGTAATGCTGTTGCCCGGCGAAAATAGCGACACGTTATCGAGCAGATTGGTGTTGCCGATCACGAACGTCACGGCCATGGTCTCGCCGAGCGCGCGGCCGAGGCCCAGCATGACGCCGCCGATCACGCCGCTCTTGGTGAAGGGCAGCACGATCTTCCACATGACTTCCCACGTCGTGCAGCCGATGCCGTAAGCCGACTCTTTCAGCAGTACCGGCGTGACTTCGAACACGTCGCGCATTACCGATGCGATGTACGGGATGATCATGATCGCGAGGATGACCCCGGCGCACAGTATGCCGATGCCGATCGGCGCGCCCTGAAACAGCGCACCGACTACCGGAATGCCGCCGAGCACGGCGCCGAGCGGCTTTTCGAACCACGTCGCGAAGATCGGCGCGAACACGAGCAGACCCCACATGCCGTACACGATCGACGGAATCGCGGCGAGCAGCTCGATCGCGATGCCGAGCGGCCGGCGCAGCCACGCGGGCGCGAGTTCAGTCAGGAAAAGCGCGATGCCGAAGCTGACGGGCACCGCGATGATGAGTGCAATGATCGAGGTGGCGATCGTGCCGTAGATCGGCACCAGGGCGCCGAACTGCTTGCTGGGTGGATCCCAGTCGGCGGTCCACAGGAAGCTGAGACCGAATTGCCTGATCGACGGCATGGACGCGACGATCAGCGAAACGATGATGCCGCCGAGCAGCAACAGGGTGACGATGGCGGCGAGGCGCGCGAGACCGCCGAAGATCACGTCGCCGGCTCGGCTGGGCGCTTTCTGCTGCGATGCGCTGCCGGGCGGGGTGGACCTGCTCGCGCCGGACGCTAATTGGATATCGGACATGAGAGCCTGATGGACCTGTTTCCAGTTGCCGTATGACACGTGTCGTGCGGCCGGTGGTGCCGGAGGGTTAAAGCCGTTGGCCGTCCCCACAAGAGGACGGCCAACGTGTTACGTACTGCGGATGCTGTGCGCCTGACTTACTCGGCGATTGCCTTGCCCGAAGCGTCCTTCACCTTCGACTTCCACTGCGTGCGGATTTCCGACACGACCGAATCCGGCAACGAGATGTAGTCCAGATCGTTCGCGGCTTGCGTGCCGTTCTTGAATGCCCAGTCGAAGAACTTCAGCGTTTCGGTGCCTTGCGCCGGCTTGTCCTGTGCCGTGTGAAGCAGCACGAACGTCGCGCCGACGATCGGCCATGCGTTCTTGCCCGGCTCGTCCGTCAGGATCTGGTAGAACGACTTCGACCAGTCCGCGCCTGCTGCCGCTGCCTTGAATGTTTCCGTCTTCGGCTCGACCACAGTGCCCGACGAGTTCTTCAGTGCGACATACGTCATGTGGTTCTGCTTCGCGTACGCCCATTCCACATAGCCGATTGCGCCCGGCAGACGTTGCACGAAGGCCGCGACGCCGTCGTTGCCCTTGCCGCCCGTGCCCGTCGGCCAGTTGACCGTCGAACCTTCACCGACCTTCGACTTCCAGTCGGCGTTGACCTTCGACAGGTAGTTCGTCCAGATGAAGCTGGTGCCCGAACCGTCGGCGCGGCGAACCACGGCGATGTCGGTATCCGGCAGCTTGACCTTCGGGTTCAGTGCAACGATCGCCGGATCGTTCCACTTCTTGATCTTGCCCAGATAGATGTCGCCGAGCACTTCGCCCGACAGCGTCAGTTCAGCCGGCTTCACGCCCGGCACGTTGACGACCGGCACCACGCCGCCGACCACCGTCGGGAACTGGAACAGGCCGTCCTTGGCCAGCTCGTCGTCCTTCAGCGGAGCGTCCGAACCAGCGAAATCGACGGTCTTCGCGACGATCTGCTTCACGCCACCCGACGAACCGATAC
This genomic stretch from Paraburkholderia dioscoreae harbors:
- the pstS gene encoding phosphate ABC transporter substrate-binding protein PstS, which encodes MKLMHTVFAGVAGALFAIAAQAADITGAGSTFAAPIYTKWADAYQKSGGGKVNYQGIGSSGGVKQIVAKTVDFAGSDAPLKDDELAKDGLFQFPTVVGGVVPVVNVPGVKPAELTLSGEVLGDIYLGKIKKWNDPAIVALNPKVKLPDTDIAVVRRADGSGTSFIWTNYLSKVNADWKSKVGEGSTVNWPTGTGGKGNDGVAAFVQRLPGAIGYVEWAYAKQNHMTYVALKNSSGTVVEPKTETFKAAAAGADWSKSFYQILTDEPGKNAWPIVGATFVLLHTAQDKPAQGTETLKFFDWAFKNGTQAANDLDYISLPDSVVSEIRTQWKSKVKDASGKAIAE
- the pstC gene encoding phosphate ABC transporter permease PstC, producing the protein MSDIQLASGASRSTPPGSASQQKAPSRAGDVIFGGLARLAAIVTLLLLGGIIVSLIVASMPSIRQFGLSFLWTADWDPPSKQFGALVPIYGTIATSIIALIIAVPVSFGIALFLTELAPAWLRRPLGIAIELLAAIPSIVYGMWGLLVFAPIFATWFEKPLGAVLGGIPVVGALFQGAPIGIGILCAGVILAIMIIPYIASVMRDVFEVTPVLLKESAYGIGCTTWEVMWKIVLPFTKSGVIGGVMLGLGRALGETMAVTFVIGNTNLLDNVSLFSPGNSITSALANEFAEADPGLHTSALMELGLILFVITFIVLAISKIMLLRLEKGEGAK